From Cellulomonas dongxiuzhuiae, the proteins below share one genomic window:
- a CDS encoding ABC transporter permease subunit, translating into MSGLLRAELARARARPFVWGVVAAVTLGAVGLVLIGWWDTRPPTSGQVDEAHVALAEAAQRWEADGAALVARCLELQDEVRADEGEAVDLGCDAMEPVLEQFLPYRPGLADLLEQRLTSTALMVVIGMLMTGVGLVSAEFASGAMGTWLTFTPRRGRVFVSKLAAASVAALVVAVVPTVLALAGLTAVCALHGTGTTVEPAVAAELAGQAARWLAVGLGATALGVGLAFAVRHAAAVTGIVVWWIAAVESTLALVLPPARWLPLSTNVRAWTTGEAMYEVPACVHDPQASGGEVCEMVVRYVGAGQGALVMGVLVALALLAGWLSFRLRDVT; encoded by the coding sequence GTGAGCGGGCTGCTGCGCGCCGAGCTCGCGCGGGCCCGCGCCCGCCCCTTCGTCTGGGGCGTCGTCGCGGCCGTCACGCTCGGCGCGGTCGGGCTCGTGCTCATCGGCTGGTGGGACACGCGCCCGCCGACGTCCGGACAGGTCGACGAGGCCCACGTCGCCCTCGCCGAGGCCGCGCAGCGGTGGGAGGCGGACGGAGCGGCGCTCGTCGCCCGGTGCCTCGAGCTGCAGGACGAGGTCCGGGCCGACGAGGGTGAGGCCGTCGACCTCGGGTGCGACGCGATGGAGCCGGTCCTCGAGCAGTTCCTCCCGTACCGCCCCGGGCTGGCCGACCTGCTCGAGCAGCGGCTCACGTCCACGGCGCTGATGGTGGTCATCGGCATGCTCATGACCGGCGTAGGCCTCGTGTCCGCGGAGTTCGCGTCGGGCGCGATGGGGACGTGGCTGACCTTCACGCCGCGGCGTGGGCGCGTCTTCGTCAGCAAGCTCGCCGCGGCGTCCGTGGCCGCCCTGGTGGTCGCCGTCGTGCCGACGGTGCTCGCACTCGCCGGTCTCACGGCCGTGTGCGCGCTGCACGGCACCGGGACCACGGTCGAGCCTGCGGTGGCCGCGGAGCTGGCGGGGCAGGCGGCGCGGTGGCTCGCGGTCGGTCTCGGGGCGACCGCGCTCGGCGTCGGGCTCGCGTTCGCCGTGCGGCACGCCGCCGCGGTGACCGGCATCGTCGTGTGGTGGATCGCCGCCGTCGAGAGCACGCTCGCGCTCGTGCTGCCGCCCGCGCGCTGGCTGCCGCTGTCGACCAACGTCCGCGCCTGGACCACGGGCGAGGCGATGTACGAGGTGCCCGCGTGCGTCCACGACCCCCAGGCGTCCGGCGGCGAGGTGTGCGAGATGGTGGTCCGCTACGTCGGGGCCGGCCAGGGTGCCCTGGTGATGGGCGTGCTGGTCGCGCTCGCGCTCCTGGCGGGGTGGCTCTCGTTCCGGCTGCGGGACGTGACCTGA
- a CDS encoding AMIN-like domain-containing (lipo)protein, whose translation MATGALVLALAACGGGSGAPPQSASPTSTPSSAGPSPRPTASTAPTSQPPTAAAEPTADLGGFTAPGTEATADGDASGYVVTQVRTGSHDGYDRVVYELTGGHGTPGYRVGYVDRAVEDPSDEVREVDGDAVLQVRLVGTTYPVEGGPQEFSQDLRPSDGDVEHVVRPLTFEGMTQSFVGVDDGPRPFRVLVLSDPVRVVVDVQDD comes from the coding sequence ATGGCGACCGGGGCACTGGTGCTCGCGCTGGCCGCGTGCGGTGGCGGGTCCGGAGCGCCCCCGCAGTCCGCGTCGCCGACGTCGACGCCGTCGTCCGCCGGACCGTCCCCCCGCCCGACCGCGTCCACGGCACCCACGTCCCAGCCGCCGACCGCGGCCGCAGAGCCGACGGCGGACCTCGGCGGGTTCACCGCGCCGGGTACCGAGGCCACCGCTGACGGCGACGCGTCCGGCTACGTGGTGACCCAGGTGCGCACCGGCTCGCACGACGGGTACGACCGCGTCGTCTACGAGCTCACGGGCGGTCATGGCACCCCGGGCTACCGCGTCGGCTATGTCGACCGCGCGGTGGAGGACCCCAGCGACGAGGTCCGTGAGGTCGACGGGGACGCGGTGCTGCAGGTGCGGCTCGTCGGCACGACGTACCCCGTGGAGGGCGGCCCGCAGGAGTTCTCGCAGGACCTGCGCCCGTCGGACGGCGACGTCGAGCACGTCGTGCGGCCCCTGACCTTCGAGGGCATGACGCAGTCGTTCGTCGGGGTCGACGACGGACCGCGGCCGTTCCGGGTCCTCGTGCTGTCCGACCCGGTGCGCGTCGTCGTGGACGTGCAGGACGACTGA
- a CDS encoding NAD(P)/FAD-dependent oxidoreductase has product MPDTDVLVVGGGPVGLAAAVEARRRGHEVVVLEPRTGTVDKACGEGLMPGALRLLHAWDVDPAGHPIAGISYRSPAGHVDHRFRGSAGRGVRRTVLHRALRERAAALGAVTVTGRAGEVRVTPGGVEVAGISARHLLACDGLHSPVRRLVGLEPPARRPGRTDGRRYGLRRHHHLAPWTDLVEVHWSPVAEVYVTPVAADLVGVALLGPRGASLDAALAALPELAERLAGAPAGPVRGAGPLRQRSTRRTAGPVRLVGDASGYVDALTGEGLRVGFAQARAAVATLDDPAAYERAWWAATRDYRVLTSALVAWAASPLRPTIVPLARRSPGLFAAVVERLAA; this is encoded by the coding sequence GTGCCCGACACGGACGTCCTGGTCGTCGGTGGCGGGCCCGTGGGCCTGGCTGCGGCCGTGGAGGCACGTCGCCGCGGCCACGAGGTCGTCGTCCTCGAACCGCGCACGGGGACGGTCGACAAGGCCTGCGGCGAGGGCCTCATGCCGGGTGCGCTGCGCCTGCTGCACGCATGGGACGTCGACCCCGCGGGCCACCCGATCGCGGGGATCAGCTACCGCTCCCCCGCCGGGCACGTCGACCACCGCTTCCGGGGCTCGGCAGGCCGCGGGGTGCGCCGGACGGTCCTGCACCGCGCGCTCCGCGAGCGCGCCGCGGCGCTCGGCGCGGTCACCGTGACCGGACGCGCCGGCGAGGTGCGGGTGACCCCAGGCGGCGTCGAGGTGGCCGGCATCTCCGCGCGCCACCTGCTCGCGTGCGACGGCCTGCACTCGCCCGTCCGGCGCCTCGTCGGGCTGGAGCCCCCGGCGCGCCGGCCGGGCCGCACGGACGGACGTCGCTACGGCCTTCGCCGTCACCACCACCTCGCGCCGTGGACGGACCTCGTCGAGGTGCACTGGTCCCCCGTCGCCGAGGTGTACGTGACGCCCGTCGCGGCGGACCTCGTCGGGGTGGCCCTGCTCGGGCCGCGCGGCGCGTCGCTGGACGCCGCCCTCGCGGCGCTGCCCGAGCTCGCGGAGCGCCTGGCGGGCGCGCCCGCGGGCCCCGTGCGCGGGGCGGGCCCGCTGCGGCAGCGCAGCACACGGCGCACCGCGGGACCGGTGCGGCTCGTCGGCGACGCCTCGGGCTACGTCGACGCGCTGACGGGTGAGGGCCTGCGCGTGGGCTTCGCGCAGGCCCGGGCCGCCGTGGCGACCCTCGACGACCCGGCCGCCTACGAGCGTGCCTGGTGGGCCGCGACGCGCGACTACCGCGTGCTGACGTCGGCCCTGGTCGCGTGGGCGGCGTCGCCCCTGCGACCGACGATCGTGCCGCTCGCGCGCCGGTCCCCCGGTCTCTTCGCGGCCGTCGTGGAGCGACTCGCCGCGTGA
- a CDS encoding isoprenylcysteine carboxyl methyltransferase family protein, which translates to MLTLYLVVVGLTAVERLAELVVSTRNARWSFARGGVESGRGHFPPMVLLHTALLVACVVEVLVAHRPFLPWLGWPALALVVASQALRWWCIATLGPRWNTRVIVVPGLPLVGGGPYRWLRHPNYVAVVVEGIALPLVHTAWVTALVFTVLNAVLLLRFRIPAEERALQAAPAPA; encoded by the coding sequence ATGCTGACCCTCTACCTGGTCGTCGTCGGCCTGACAGCCGTCGAGCGCCTCGCTGAGCTCGTCGTGTCCACGCGCAACGCCCGCTGGTCGTTCGCACGCGGCGGCGTCGAGAGCGGCCGCGGGCACTTCCCCCCCATGGTGCTGCTCCACACCGCCCTGCTCGTCGCGTGCGTCGTCGAGGTCCTCGTCGCGCACCGGCCCTTCCTGCCGTGGCTGGGGTGGCCCGCGCTCGCGCTCGTCGTGGCCAGCCAGGCGCTGCGGTGGTGGTGCATCGCCACGCTCGGCCCGCGCTGGAACACGCGCGTGATCGTGGTGCCCGGGCTGCCGCTCGTGGGCGGCGGGCCCTACCGCTGGCTCCGGCACCCCAACTACGTGGCCGTGGTCGTCGAGGGCATCGCGCTCCCGCTGGTGCACACGGCGTGGGTCACCGCGCTGGTGTTCACGGTGCTCAACGCGGTCCTGCTGCTGCGCTTCCGCATCCCGGCAGAGGAGCGGGCGCTGCAGGCCGCGCCGGCGCCGGCGTAG
- a CDS encoding type III polyketide synthase: protein MSRVLAVAPAFPGPPRDQRAITEIVAPLVAAADDRHGVLLRRVHRSSGVTTRHLALAPDEYAGVRDFGHANDLYLAIGTDLAARAARDALARAGVDPQEVDFVLFTSVTGIGAPSVDAALVGLLGLRDDVKRLPSFGLGCGGGAAGLARVHDYLTGHPHDTALLVCLELCSLTLQHGDADPAALVANGLFGDGAAVAVLVGDAHPAAAAATGPRVVATRSRLYPGTEGDLGWRIGGSGFRIVLSARLPDVVRAGLAPDVEGLLAAHGLKTGDVGRWVVHAGGPRILDAVEEALALPAGTLDVSRASLSAVGNLSSASVLDVLDRTQRAGVPDGTPGVLLAFGPGVSAEVVLLRWSTAG, encoded by the coding sequence ATGTCACGCGTGCTCGCCGTCGCACCGGCCTTCCCCGGCCCCCCGCGCGACCAGCGTGCCATCACCGAGATCGTCGCGCCGCTCGTCGCGGCCGCGGACGACCGCCACGGGGTGCTGCTGCGGCGCGTGCACCGCAGCAGCGGCGTGACGACCCGGCACCTCGCGCTCGCGCCGGACGAGTACGCGGGGGTCCGGGACTTCGGGCACGCGAACGACCTGTACCTCGCCATCGGCACCGACCTCGCGGCACGGGCCGCGCGCGACGCGCTCGCCCGCGCGGGGGTCGACCCGCAGGAGGTCGACTTCGTCCTGTTCACCTCGGTGACCGGCATCGGGGCGCCCTCGGTCGACGCCGCGCTCGTCGGTCTGCTCGGGCTGCGCGACGACGTCAAGCGGCTCCCCTCGTTCGGTCTGGGCTGCGGCGGGGGTGCGGCCGGCCTCGCCCGGGTGCACGACTACCTCACGGGCCACCCCCACGACACCGCGCTGCTCGTGTGCCTCGAGCTGTGCTCGCTGACGCTGCAGCACGGCGACGCGGACCCCGCCGCGCTGGTGGCCAACGGCCTGTTCGGCGACGGCGCGGCGGTCGCGGTCCTCGTCGGCGACGCCCACCCCGCGGCGGCCGCCGCCACGGGACCCCGCGTCGTGGCGACCCGCAGCCGGCTGTACCCCGGCACCGAGGGCGACCTGGGCTGGCGGATCGGCGGCTCCGGCTTCCGCATCGTGCTGTCGGCCCGACTGCCCGACGTCGTGCGCGCCGGGCTCGCCCCGGACGTGGAGGGTCTCCTCGCGGCCCACGGCCTGAAGACGGGGGACGTGGGTCGCTGGGTCGTGCACGCCGGCGGGCCCCGGATCCTCGACGCCGTCGAGGAGGCGCTGGCCCTGCCGGCGGGCACCCTCGACGTGAGCCGGGCGTCGTTGTCCGCGGTCGGGAACCTCTCTTCGGCGTCCGTCCTGGACGTGCTGGACCGCACGCAGCGCGCCGGCGTGCCCGACGGCACGCCCGGGGTCCTGCTCGCGTTCGGACCCGGGGTGAGCGCAGAGGTGGTGCTCCTGCGGTGGTCCACGGCAGGCTGA
- a CDS encoding UbiA family prenyltransferase, with protein sequence MPDAPTGPARRAPAARDARARAAALVRACHTGPTVVVTTLCTALAVALDAPAGTVLLVLGVVLAGQLSIGWSNDWLDAARDQAVGRADKPVVAGAVTPRELRTAALVALAASVVLSVPTGAAALLAHATAVTMGWAYNLGLKSTAASWLPYAVAFALFPAFVVLAGPDDAVPAGWLLAVGALLGVGAHLANVLPDLEDDAATGVRGLPHRWGRRVTGVLAPAVLGTAVVVAVAGPPAPPGAASVVVGVVAVAVALAAGTAGLLRERSRWPFRLAMVVAALCVVALLVGGARGAAV encoded by the coding sequence GTGCCTGACGCCCCGACCGGTCCCGCGCGCCGCGCGCCCGCGGCCCGGGACGCACGGGCGCGTGCGGCCGCGCTGGTGCGCGCGTGCCACACGGGTCCGACGGTCGTGGTGACGACGCTGTGCACGGCGCTGGCGGTGGCGCTCGACGCCCCGGCCGGCACGGTGCTGCTCGTGCTCGGCGTCGTGCTGGCCGGTCAGCTCTCGATCGGGTGGTCGAACGACTGGCTCGACGCCGCGCGCGACCAGGCCGTCGGCCGGGCCGACAAGCCGGTCGTGGCCGGCGCGGTGACGCCGCGCGAGCTGCGGACGGCGGCCCTGGTCGCGCTCGCGGCGAGCGTGGTGCTCTCGGTGCCCACGGGCGCGGCCGCCCTGCTCGCCCACGCGACCGCCGTGACGATGGGGTGGGCGTACAACCTCGGGCTCAAGAGCACCGCCGCGTCGTGGCTGCCGTACGCCGTCGCCTTCGCGCTGTTCCCCGCGTTCGTCGTGCTGGCGGGACCCGACGACGCGGTCCCTGCCGGCTGGCTGCTGGCCGTCGGTGCGCTGCTCGGTGTGGGGGCCCACCTCGCGAACGTCCTGCCCGACCTGGAGGACGACGCGGCGACCGGCGTGCGGGGCCTGCCCCACCGGTGGGGCAGGCGGGTGACCGGTGTGCTCGCGCCGGCGGTGCTCGGGACGGCCGTGGTCGTCGCCGTGGCGGGCCCGCCGGCCCCCCCCGGCGCCGCGTCGGTCGTCGTCGGCGTGGTGGCCGTCGCGGTGGCACTGGCCGCCGGCACGGCCGGTCTGCTGCGGGAGCGCAGCAGGTGGCCGTTCCGGCTGGCGATGGTCGTGGCGGCGCTGTGCGTCGTGGCGCTGCTCGTGGGGGGTGCGCGCGGGGCGGCCGTGTGA
- a CDS encoding acetolactate synthase large subunit: MVQGPHPAPPRSTVRPVRPAADGLPRPAESPADAPRRIGPEKVTGAQSIVRSLEEAGVEVVFGIPGGAILPTYDPLMDSTRVRHILVRHEQGGGHAAAGYAYSSGKVGVTMATSGPGATNLVTAIADANMDSVPMVAITGQVGASLIGTDAFQEADIVGITLPVTKHNYLVTDPDDIPRTIAEAFHIASTGRPGPVLVDIAKSAMQAQTTFSWPQDITLPGYHPVTKPHAKQIREAARLLATSRRPVLYVGGGVVRAGASDLLRRLTDTSGAPVVTTLMARGALPDSHPQNLGMPGMHGTVAAVAALQKADLVIALGARFDDRVTGLLSSFAPLATVVHADIDPAEIGKNKRTDVPIVGDLREVIADLLPELEREHGQHGRPDLEAWWQQLDAWRETFPLGFDEPSDGHLAPQHVISRIGEISGPESIFVAGVGQHQMWAAQFIKYERPGAWINSGGLGTMGFSVPAAMGAKVGDPSRTVWSIDGDGCFQMTNQELATCTINEIPIKVAVINNSSLGMVRQWQTLFYESRYSNTDLHTGHGTARVPDFVKLADAYGAVGLRCETKADVDATIKRAMEIDDRPVVVDFTVSRDAMVWPMVAAGVSNDAIQYARGISPAWDRED, encoded by the coding sequence ATGGTCCAGGGTCCCCATCCCGCACCCCCCCGCAGCACCGTGCGCCCCGTGCGCCCGGCAGCGGACGGGCTGCCCCGCCCCGCCGAGTCGCCGGCCGACGCGCCGCGACGCATCGGGCCCGAGAAGGTCACGGGCGCGCAGTCGATCGTCCGCTCGCTGGAGGAGGCGGGCGTCGAGGTCGTCTTCGGGATCCCGGGTGGCGCGATCCTGCCCACCTACGACCCGCTCATGGACTCGACCCGGGTCCGGCACATCCTCGTGCGGCACGAGCAGGGCGGCGGGCACGCCGCGGCCGGCTACGCGTACTCCTCGGGCAAGGTCGGCGTCACGATGGCGACGTCCGGGCCGGGTGCGACCAACCTCGTGACCGCGATCGCCGACGCCAACATGGACTCGGTGCCGATGGTCGCGATCACCGGCCAGGTCGGCGCGTCGCTGATCGGCACGGACGCGTTCCAGGAGGCCGACATCGTCGGCATCACGCTGCCGGTCACCAAGCACAACTACCTGGTCACCGACCCGGACGACATCCCGCGCACCATCGCCGAGGCGTTCCACATCGCCTCGACCGGCCGGCCGGGCCCGGTCCTCGTCGACATCGCCAAGTCCGCGATGCAGGCGCAGACCACGTTCTCCTGGCCGCAGGACATCACGCTGCCGGGCTACCACCCGGTCACCAAGCCGCACGCCAAGCAGATCCGCGAGGCTGCGCGCCTGCTGGCGACGTCGCGCCGACCGGTGCTGTACGTCGGCGGAGGCGTGGTCCGCGCGGGCGCCTCCGACCTGCTGCGACGCCTCACCGACACCTCGGGCGCGCCCGTCGTCACCACGCTGATGGCCCGCGGCGCCCTGCCGGACTCGCACCCGCAGAACCTCGGCATGCCCGGCATGCACGGGACCGTCGCGGCGGTCGCCGCGCTGCAGAAGGCCGACCTCGTCATCGCCCTCGGCGCCCGGTTCGACGACCGCGTGACCGGCCTGCTGTCGTCGTTCGCACCGCTGGCGACCGTGGTGCACGCCGACATCGACCCCGCGGAGATCGGCAAGAACAAGCGCACCGACGTGCCGATCGTCGGCGACCTGCGCGAGGTCATCGCCGACCTGCTGCCGGAGCTCGAGCGCGAGCACGGCCAGCACGGCAGGCCCGACCTCGAGGCGTGGTGGCAGCAGCTCGACGCCTGGCGCGAGACGTTCCCGCTGGGCTTCGACGAGCCGTCGGACGGCCACCTGGCACCCCAGCACGTGATCTCGCGCATCGGGGAGATCTCGGGGCCGGAGTCGATCTTCGTGGCGGGTGTGGGGCAGCACCAGATGTGGGCCGCGCAGTTCATCAAGTACGAGCGGCCCGGCGCCTGGATCAACTCCGGCGGGCTGGGGACGATGGGCTTCTCGGTGCCCGCGGCCATGGGCGCGAAGGTCGGCGACCCCAGCCGCACGGTGTGGTCCATCGACGGTGACGGCTGCTTCCAGATGACCAACCAGGAGCTCGCCACCTGCACGATCAACGAGATCCCGATCAAGGTCGCGGTCATCAACAACAGCTCGCTCGGCATGGTCCGGCAGTGGCAGACGCTGTTCTACGAGTCGCGCTACTCCAACACCGACCTGCACACGGGCCACGGCACGGCACGCGTCCCCGACTTCGTGAAGCTGGCGGACGCGTACGGCGCCGTGGGCCTGCGGTGCGAGACGAAGGCGGACGTCGACGCGACGATCAAGCGCGCGATGGAGATCGACGACCGGCCCGTCGTCGTCGACTTCACGGTGTCGCGCGACGCCATGGTGTGGCCGATGGTCGCCGCCGGCGTCAGCAACGACGCCATCCAGTACGCGCGCGGCATCAGCCCCGCGTGGGACCGCGAGGACTGA
- the ilvN gene encoding acetolactate synthase small subunit, translating into MTRHTLSVLVENKPGVLTRVAGLFARRSFNIHSLAVGPTEHDEISRITVVVDVDALPLEQVTKQLNKLVNVIKIVELEDAASVQRELLLVKVKADVAQRTHVLEVVQLFRAHVVDVVPDTVVIEATGGPGKLDALLAALEPFGIREIVQSGTVAIGRGSRSITDRALERVSRSA; encoded by the coding sequence ATGACCCGCCACACCCTGTCCGTCCTCGTCGAGAACAAGCCCGGCGTGCTCACGCGCGTCGCCGGCCTGTTCGCCCGGCGGTCCTTCAACATCCACTCCCTGGCGGTCGGTCCGACCGAGCACGACGAGATCAGCCGCATCACGGTCGTCGTCGACGTCGACGCGCTGCCGCTGGAGCAGGTGACCAAGCAGCTCAACAAGCTCGTCAACGTCATCAAGATCGTCGAGCTCGAGGACGCCGCGTCGGTCCAGCGCGAGCTGCTGCTCGTCAAGGTCAAGGCCGACGTCGCGCAGCGCACGCACGTCCTCGAGGTCGTCCAGCTGTTCCGCGCGCACGTCGTCGACGTCGTGCCGGACACGGTCGTCATCGAGGCGACCGGCGGCCCCGGCAAGCTCGACGCGCTGCTCGCGGCCCTGGAGCCGTTCGGCATCCGTGAGATCGTGCAGTCCGGCACGGTCGCGATCGGCCGCGGCTCGCGGTCGATCACGGACCGGGCGCTCGAGCGCGTGAGCCGCTCCGCCTGA
- the ilvC gene encoding ketol-acid reductoisomerase: MAELFYDDDADLSVIQSQKVAVIGYGSQGHAHALNLRDSGVDVTVGLRDGSPSRAKAENEGLKVATVTDAVAGADVVVILAPDQVQRIIYRDEIEPNLKDGAALVFGHGFNIRYGYIKPAAGHDVLMVAPKGPGHLVRREYVDGRGVPVIVAVEQDASGKAWELALSYAKAIGGLRAAGIKTTFTEETETDLFGEQAVLCGGVSQLIQYGFETLTEAGYQPEVAYFEVLHELKLIVDLIWEGGITKQRWSVSDTAEYGDYVSGPRVITPEVKANMQAVLKDIQNGAFAERFIADQDAGAPEFDALRTKGQNHPIEPVGRELRKLFAWVKPSDTDYQEGSAAR, translated from the coding sequence GTGGCTGAGCTGTTCTACGACGACGACGCCGACCTGTCGGTCATCCAGTCCCAGAAGGTCGCCGTCATCGGCTACGGCAGCCAGGGGCACGCGCACGCGCTCAACCTGCGCGACTCCGGCGTCGACGTCACCGTCGGTCTGCGCGACGGCTCGCCCTCGCGCGCCAAGGCCGAGAACGAGGGCCTGAAGGTCGCGACCGTCACCGACGCCGTCGCCGGCGCGGACGTCGTCGTCATCCTGGCGCCCGACCAGGTCCAGCGGATCATCTACCGCGACGAGATCGAGCCCAACCTCAAGGACGGCGCGGCGCTCGTCTTCGGTCACGGCTTCAACATCCGCTACGGCTACATCAAGCCGGCCGCCGGCCACGACGTGCTCATGGTCGCCCCCAAGGGCCCGGGTCACCTGGTCCGCCGCGAGTACGTCGACGGGCGCGGCGTGCCGGTCATCGTCGCGGTCGAGCAGGACGCGTCGGGCAAGGCGTGGGAGCTCGCGCTCTCGTACGCCAAGGCGATCGGCGGCCTGCGCGCCGCCGGCATCAAGACGACCTTCACGGAGGAGACCGAGACCGACCTGTTCGGTGAGCAGGCCGTCCTGTGCGGTGGCGTCTCGCAGCTGATCCAGTACGGCTTCGAGACCCTGACCGAGGCCGGCTACCAGCCGGAGGTCGCGTACTTCGAGGTGCTGCACGAGCTCAAGCTCATCGTCGACCTCATCTGGGAGGGCGGCATCACCAAGCAGCGCTGGTCGGTCTCCGACACCGCCGAGTACGGCGACTACGTCTCGGGCCCGCGCGTCATCACGCCCGAGGTCAAGGCGAACATGCAGGCCGTCCTCAAGGACATCCAGAACGGCGCGTTCGCGGAGCGCTTCATCGCCGACCAGGACGCCGGCGCGCCGGAGTTCGACGCGCTGCGCACCAAGGGCCAGAACCACCCGATCGAGCCGGTCGGCCGCGAGCTGCGCAAGCTCTTCGCGTGGGTCAAGCCGTCCGACACGGACTACCAGGAGGGCTCGGCCGCGCGCTGA
- a CDS encoding ASCH domain-containing protein, producing the protein MTEQPTVDAETGTQDTRIADFWDAARGHLGWGKLDTVLGESVDGAVPPPAWSFGDDARLADELLALVLEGRKTATATALVEFTSGDEPLPRVGSVSIVLDSSGDPRALVRTTDVEVVPFDRVDAAHAAAEGEDDGTLESWRREHEVYWRRVLGADGFSPTMDVVVERFELVYPTQGPTPPVD; encoded by the coding sequence ATGACCGAGCAGCCGACGGTGGACGCCGAGACCGGCACGCAGGACACGCGGATCGCGGACTTCTGGGACGCGGCACGCGGGCACCTGGGCTGGGGCAAGCTCGACACCGTGCTGGGGGAGTCGGTCGACGGCGCCGTCCCGCCGCCCGCCTGGTCCTTCGGCGACGACGCGCGACTGGCGGACGAGCTGCTCGCGCTGGTCCTCGAGGGCCGCAAGACGGCGACGGCGACCGCGCTCGTGGAGTTCACGTCGGGCGACGAGCCGTTGCCGCGCGTGGGCAGCGTCTCGATCGTGCTGGACTCGTCCGGCGACCCCCGCGCCCTGGTGCGCACGACCGACGTCGAGGTCGTGCCGTTCGACCGCGTGGACGCCGCGCACGCCGCAGCGGAGGGCGAGGACGACGGGACGCTGGAGTCCTGGCGGCGCGAGCACGAGGTGTACTGGCGTCGGGTCCTGGGCGCCGACGGGTTCTCGCCCACCATGGACGTGGTCGTCGAGCGCTTCGAGCTCGTGTACCCGACGCAGGGACCGACGCCGCCCGTCGACTGA
- a CDS encoding 3-isopropylmalate dehydrogenase, with translation MADTTSPSSLNLAVVAGDGIGTEVVEQGLLVLEQALHGTGTTVRTTDFDLGARRWHATGETLTDEDLAAIRVHDAILLGAIGDPGVPSGVLERGLLLKLRFALDHYVNLRPGKLFPGVTSPLAAPGDVDFVVVREGTEGPYVGNGGAIRVGTPHEVANEVSVNTAFGVERVVRDAFARAAARPRRKLTLVHKHNVLVHAGHLWRRTVEAVNAEFPDVTVDYLHVDAATIFLVTNPSRFDVIVTDNLFGDILTDLAAAITGGIGLAASANINPDRTAPSMFEPVHGSAPDIAGQGKADPTATVLSVAMLLDHVGLPDAARAVETAVAADLAERGSAERVRSTAEVGKDLAARVAG, from the coding sequence ATGGCTGACACGACCTCTCCCTCTTCTCTGAACCTGGCCGTCGTGGCCGGCGACGGCATCGGCACGGAGGTCGTCGAGCAGGGTCTGCTCGTGCTCGAGCAGGCGCTGCACGGCACCGGCACCACGGTGCGCACGACGGACTTCGACCTCGGCGCGCGCCGCTGGCACGCCACGGGCGAGACGCTCACGGACGAGGACCTCGCCGCGATCCGCGTGCACGACGCGATCCTGCTCGGCGCCATCGGCGACCCGGGCGTGCCCTCCGGCGTGCTCGAGCGCGGGCTGCTGCTCAAGCTGCGCTTCGCGCTGGACCACTACGTGAACCTGCGTCCCGGCAAGCTCTTCCCCGGCGTGACGAGCCCGCTCGCGGCCCCCGGCGACGTCGACTTCGTGGTCGTGCGGGAGGGCACCGAGGGGCCGTACGTCGGCAACGGCGGCGCCATCCGCGTCGGCACCCCCCACGAGGTGGCCAACGAGGTCAGCGTCAACACCGCGTTCGGCGTGGAGCGCGTCGTGCGCGACGCCTTCGCCCGCGCCGCCGCGCGCCCCCGCCGCAAGCTCACGCTCGTGCACAAGCACAACGTGCTGGTCCACGCCGGCCACCTGTGGCGCCGCACGGTCGAGGCCGTCAACGCCGAGTTCCCGGACGTCACGGTGGACTACCTGCACGTCGACGCCGCGACGATCTTCCTCGTGACGAACCCGTCGCGCTTCGACGTGATCGTCACCGACAACCTCTTCGGTGACATCCTCACCGACCTGGCGGCGGCCATCACGGGCGGCATCGGCCTGGCGGCGTCGGCGAACATCAACCCCGACCGCACGGCCCCGAGCATGTTCGAGCCCGTGCACGGCTCCGCGCCCGACATCGCGGGCCAGGGCAAGGCCGATCCCACGGCGACGGTGCTGTCGGTCGCCATGCTGCTCGACCATGTCGGCCTGCCGGACGCGGCCCGCGCGGTGGAGACGGCCGTCGCGGCCGACCTCGCCGAGCGCGGCTCCGCCGAGCGAGTACGGTCGACGGCCGAGGTGGGCAAGGACCTCGCCGCGCGCGTCGCCGGCTGA